A window of the Plasmodium knowlesi strain H genome assembly, chromosome: 2 genome harbors these coding sequences:
- a CDS encoding phosphatidate cytidylyltransferase, putative codes for MIRGILISLILITVVRREILYTNYCTYLWVFLTLLYSVVVVLLMAHWKKESKAKCKIKKGGFFSPGMEDETSPHRGGNLLSSHTLTIGAYHHREKMPPGLLKKKVDPIFLRLYEKGVISTWKLFLQIYGDNFFPLFFFPFLSTLLVFKFDILNFGAAKLSLVLVNEFLLGSVFLRYVRVNACSYLLFHALLFMATLGAMRIQESFATCFLCFSLNFVFYHMIAIGAFRLTDGVFSFLEGATVSVAGTLLLDAYAYGLFHAHLDGGVVPSVLSVFLSGVALSLTVYAACCVYLLQQAKSQKGKLIIASVMFLLYNILNLGARRYDFVSESETSAMQNLVDLLYHQQNYLLFFGWLIITLLYIFYIAKMVKRNGNLSYLRKHYHFLLFVNAQLSFLLGKVELLVVILSFAFLLLLFLEVARKIGQALSPDRNMLHKFMTSFIDDRDRRGLVVTHIYLLAGVYIPIVADVLLNSRNYLRKGTRSVFIFRDADLILHSSGLNAICIGDSFAAIGGLLFPIPKIKNTNNKSYAGFLFFFCSTFLSLLLESYFVQKTPLASLTAISMVSLFGALFEAYLHDIDNLILPIFTFCVYLCFEK; via the exons ATGATAAGGGGCATACTAATCTCACTAATCCTAATCACGGTGGTGAGGAGGGAAATTTTGTACACGAACTACTGCACCTACCTATGGGTGTTCCTAACGCTTCTGTACAGTGTGGTGGTTGTCCTTCTCATGGCACactggaagaaagaaagtaaAGCCAAGTGcaagataaaaaaggggggatttttttctccaggaATGGAAGATGAAACAAGTCCACATAGAGGTGGCAACCTACTTAGCAGCCACACCCTTACCATCGGGGCGTATCACCACAGGGAAAAGATGCCACCAGGGTtgctgaagaaaaaagtggatcCCATATTTTTGCGTCTGTACGAGAAGGGGGTTATTAGCACGTGGAAATTGTTCCTTCAGATATATGGCGACAACTTTTTcccgttgttttttttccccttcctctcCACCCTTCTGGTTTTTAAATTTGATATTTTAAACTTTG GCGCGGCGAAGCTGTCACTCGTCCTCGTGAACGAGTTTCTCCTCGGCAGTGTCTTCCTGCGATATGTGCGGGTGAATGCCTGCTCCTACCTCCTCTTCCACGCCCTCCTCTTTATGGCAACGCTCG GAGCAATGCGAATTCAAGAGAGCTTCGCCACCTGTTTTCTCTGTTTTTCACTCAACTTTGTCTTTTATCACATGATAGCCATAGGGGCCTTTCGGCTGACGGATGG GGTGTTTTCCTTCCTGGAGGGGGCGACAGTGAGCGTAGCGGGGACCCTTCTCCTGGACGCTTACGCATATGGCCTTTTCCATGCGCACCTGGATGGGGGCGTTGTCCCTAGTGTGTTGTCCGTGTTCCTCAGTGGGGTG GCCCTCAGTTTGACTGTCTACGCCGCGTGCTGCGTTTACCTACTGCAACAGGCAAAGAGCCAGAAGGGGAAACTCATCATCGCCTCGGTgatgttccttctttataaCATTCTAAACCTCGGCGCCAGACGATACGACTTCGTGAGTGAATCGG AGACAAGCGCGATGCAGAATTTAGTCGACCTCCTGTACCACCAACAGAAttaccttttattttttggatgGCTCATTATCACACTTCTGTACATATTTTACATTGCCAAGATGGTGAAGAGAAACGGGAACCTGTCTTATCTAAGGAAGCACTACCATTTCCTACTGTTTGTGAATGCACAATTGTCTTTCCTCTTAGGGAAG GTGGAGCTCCTCGTGGTGATCCTCTCTTTCGCTTTTCTCCTGCTACTCTTCCTGGAAGTTGCTCGAAAAATCGGCCAAGCGCTGTCGCCGGATCGCAACATGCTTCATAAGTTCATGACCAG TTTCATTGACGATAGAGATAGGAGGGGCCTGGTTGTTACGCACATTTACCTCTTGGCTGG GGTGTACATACCAATCGTCGCGGACGTATTATTGAACAGCAGGAACTACCTGCGCAAGGGAACCCGAAGTGTCTTCATCTTCCGGGACGCCGATCTGATTCTCCACAGTTCGGGGCTTAATGCCATATGCATAGGCGACTCATTT GCCGCCATCGGGGGGCTTCTGTTCCCCATCCCGAAGATTAAAAACACGAATAACAAGTCGTACGcag gatttctcttttttttttgttctacatttttatcGCTTCTGCTTGAGAGCTATTTCGTTCAA AAAACGCCGTTGGCCAGTTTGACCGCTATTTCTATGGTGTCCCTCTTCGGTGCCCTATTCGAG gCATATCTCCACGACATAGATAATTTGATACTACCCATATTCACCTTTTGTGTTTACTTGTGCTTCGAGAAGTGA
- a CDS encoding phenylalanine--tRNA ligase alpha subunit, putative: MQAKGQEEQKGEELNHFLDILEEEFALCEEGGEKREEDGAPLGSIEAEELGKHRAYYLQLKEEKNVQVEESKYVTSLRICNKYNLEHSKVLGMAKKLETMYYVVNHVQSFNTYQLTEEGKEYLHDGSPEYVTLKYVVEQKECTLDDLKRLFGKKGDIGLNINLKRKKIELRKSDKKLCAHVEGGANSLVDDTRQYLDMVEKHGHNEGTLVSNLKQILPSGENHEEINNLIKELKKRKLMDVKKVSYIYIVRTSHFTKEIKKQITDLTYLLIKNEEYKKYGIKKYNFFSSGKKMNKGNIHLLIRQMRIFKDIFVSLGFEEMDTHNYVESSFWCFDALYIPQQHPSRDLQDTFFIEKPELCMDNFTDKCYIDNVKRVHSVGDYGSFGWNYQWELKSTKKNVLRTHTTANSCRALFQLAKEYEKTGSIIPKKYFSIDRVFRNENLDSTHLAEFHQVEGLIIDKNLGLSHLIGTLTAFYKHIGICKLRFKPTFNPYTEPSMEVYGYHEENKKWMEVGNSGIFRPEMLRAMGFPPEVSVIAWGLSLERPTMIKYNIRNIRDLFGYRSVL, encoded by the coding sequence ATGCAGGCGAAGGGGCAGGAAGAGCAGAAGGGCGAGGAGCTGAACCACTTCCTGGACATTCTGGAGGAGGAGTTCGCCTTGTgtgaggaggggggggagaagagggaagaagatgGTGCCCCGTTGGGGAGTATCGAAGCGGAGGAGTTAGGAAAACATCGGGCATACTACCTCCAgctgaaggaggaaaaaaatgtgcaagtgGAAGAATCAAAATACGTAACGTCGTTACGTATATGTAACAAGTACAACCTAGAACATAGTAAAGTGCTTGGAATGGCAAAAAAGTTGGAGACCATGTACTACGTTGTTAATCATGTTCAAAGCTTCAACACGTACCAATTGacggaggaaggaaaggagtaCCTTCACGATGGATCACCAGAATACGTAACGTTGAAATATGTAGTAGAACAGAAAGAATGCACCCTGGATGATTTGAAGAGGTTGTTTGGGAAGAAGGGAGATATTGGATTGAACAtcaatttaaaaaggaaaaagattGAACTTCGAAAAAGCGATAAAAAGTTATGCGCTCATGTGGAAGGTGGTGCCAACAGTCTCGTGGATGACACGAGACAGTACCTTGACATGGTAGAAAAGCATGGACATAATGAAGGTACTCTTGTCTCCAACTTAAAGCAGATCTTACCCTCAGGGGAAAATCACGAAGAGATAAACAATTTGATAAAGGAactgaaaaagagaaaactcATGGACGTGAAGAAGGTGTCCTACATCTATATCGTTCGAACTAGCCATTTtacaaaagaaataaagaaacaGATTACCGACCTAACATATCtattgataaaaaatgaagaatacaaaaaatatggcataaaaaaatataatttcttttccagcggaaaaaaaatgaataaagggAACATTCATTTGTTAATTAGACAAATGAGAATATTcaaggatatttttgtttctctGGGATTTGAAGAAATGGATACGCACAATTATGTAGAATCTTCCTTCTGGTGCTTCGACGCCTTGTACATTCCGCAACAACACCCGAGTAGGGATTTGCAAGATACGTTTTTTATTGAAAAGCCTGAATTGTGCATGGATAATTTCACAGATAAATGTTACATCGATAATGTTAAGCGTGTTCATTCTGTGGGAGATTATGGAAGTTTCGGTTGGAATTATCAGTGGGAATTGAAGAGCACAAAAAAGAACGTCCTCAGAACACATACCACTGCCAATTCTTGTAGGGCCTTATTCCAGCTAGCGAAAGAGTATGAAAAAACGGGTTCTATAATtcccaaaaaatattttagcaTAGATAGAGTGTTCAGAAATGAGAATCTAGACAGTACCCATTTGGCTGAATTCCATCAAGTCGAAGGACTCATCATCGACAAAAACTTGGGACTGTCTCACTTAATTGGAACGTTAACAGCCTTTTACAAACACATTGGTATTTGTAAGCTACGATTCAAACCGACCTTCAACCCGTATACGGAGCCTTCCATGGAGGTGTATGGTTACcatgaggaaaataaaaagtggaTGGAGGTTGGGAATAGTGGCATTTTCCGTCCTGAGATGCTACGCGCTATGGGCTTCCCCCCAGAGGTGTCTGTCATTGCCTGGGGTCTGAGCCTGGAGAGGCCCACCATGATCAAGTACAACATTCGCAACATACGCGACCTCTTCGGCTATCGCAGCGTGCTCTGA